In Prinia subflava isolate CZ2003 ecotype Zambia chromosome 8, Cam_Psub_1.2, whole genome shotgun sequence, the genomic window gccgcagccccgccgagccccgccgagccccgccgcACCGAGCCGCGCCGGGCGGAGCGCagccgccgcgccggggccgccccgggccgggccaTGCGCTGaggccgccgcgccgcccgcagCCAAGGGCGGATCCCGGGCAGGACACGGTGAGGCGGCGGGCACCGCAATGCGACcggcgcggcgggggccgggggaGCGCGGCCGGCGCGGGGACCGGGGCTGCTGGCGGCGAGGGCGGGACCCGCGACCCTGCCCCGCCATCTGCCCGTGCCCTTGTGCCGCCTCTCCATCTCCATCCTGAGCGGGATGCGCGTCCCTGCCgccccttctcctgctcctccatctCCATCCTGCCCCTCCGGACAGCCCCTTCTGCCTCTCCATCGCTGTCCTGCTCTTCCCCCGCCTCTCCGTCTCCATCCTGAGCGGGatgctctgctcttcctctgccccTGCGACCTCCATccagccccttctcctgcccctccatccctccagcctgcccttcctgcccctcCATCTTCACCCTGCCCTTCCATCCCgcccctgctgcctcagccctgccctgccctccctgctgaccCCCGGGTccccccagtgtcacccccagCGCTGGGGGTGGGTGGGAGGGTGCCggggggtcctgggggtgcAGAGCCCCCCGGCAGGGTCAGGCCCGGGCAGGGTGGCCGAGGGGGGGCCGTGCTCCGGACCCTCGGGCGCCAGGGACTGTGGGGGTCCccggggtgctgctggggacaggccgTGGGgtcaccccaaaaaccccccaggTTCTGTGAGGGTCTGtccagtccagcccagcccctcccctcagccccacgGCCGGGCTGTGAGGCTGTGCCATGGACAGGTGGGACGGGCAGGTGGAACAAGTGGGATGGGAcaggtgggatgggacagggtgggatgggACAGGTGAGATGGGACACGTGGGAcaggtgggatgggacaggtgggacaggtgggctgggacagggtgggatgggACAGGTGGGACGGGCAGGTGGGACAGGCGAGATGGGACACGTGGGACAGGCGAGATGGGACACGTGGGAcaggtgggatgggacaggTGGGACAGGGTGGAATGGGACAGGTGGGACAGGGTGGGACAGGTGAGATGGGACAGGTGGGAGAGGTGGGATGGGACAGGTGAGATGGGACAggtgggacagggtgggatcactgccagccctggccaAGGTTGGCCGTTCCCACGTGCCAGCTCAGCCCCGGCCCCCGCTGCAGTCgcagcccccggtgctggtgacGCTCCAGCCCATGGGGGGATCCAGGAGCCCAGGGGGTGATCCAGGAGCCCACGGGGGGATCCAGGAGCCCGTGGGGGGATCCAGGAGCCCACGGGGGGATCCAGGAGTCCACGGGAGGATCCGGGAGCCCACAGGGGGATCCAGGAGCCCACGGGGGGATCCAGTAGCCCAGGGGGGATCCAGGAGCCATGGGGGGATCCAGGAGCCATGGGGGGATCCAGGAGCCCAGGGGGGATCCAGGAGCCTGGGGGGGGATCCAGGAGCCCAGGGGGGATCCAGGAGCCCACGGCGGGATCCGGGAGCCCAGGGGGGATCCAGGAGCCTGGGGGGGGATCCAGGAGCCCGTGGGGGGATCCAGGAGCCCAGGGGGGGATCCAGGAGCCCAGGGGGGATCCAGGAGCCCAGGGGGGGATGAGCTCCTTGGCTGCCCGAGGCTGCGGGGATGGGCTCCTCCGGCTGCCAGCCTCACCTGGCTCTGGTGTTTGGGGGCGTGCCGGGGTTtgggggctgctctgtggggtCCGGACCCCCCAGGTGCCCTGAGATGGGAATGGGAAGGGTCTGGTTCCCCTGGAGGTGCTCAggggtgcaggagctgctgtgcctggggcagcCACCAGCACGGGGCTGTCTGGGGCACTTCCCCGtcccctcccctgggctggggtgaCAGGAGTGGAGCTGACTGTCCTTCAGCAGTGCTCAggcccccttccctcccctccttcccgCTCCTCCTGTGGCCAGACACCTTTGGAAACCCTGTCCCGTGGTGGGTTTGAtgtccccagggctctgtgagGGTCCCACACAccctggggaccctggggacagagctggggctgccagccctgcgcTGCACTGGGGGAACCGGAGCagggcccagcctggggctcgGCACTGGTGACCCTttgtgccctggggctgtgtcacgtggggggggcactggggaccTCACACAGGTCCAGCTGTCCCCTATGGGTGGGCACCGAGGTTTGGCAGCATCAGGGTGGCTGGGGGGGTCTCTGACCCACCACCCTCAGCCCACGGCCGTGCCAcgctccttccctctgctcccaacacatccctgggctggcagcagagcagaggggtggcacagggtggcagCGAGTGACAGGGGTGACAGGACACCAGAGAGTGAAAGGGCACCTCTGTACCTGCCCAGAGAGCCCACCCTGGGTGCCACCCTGACCTCACCAGGCCTGCTCCCTCTGCTTGGGCAGGCTCGGGGGGTCCCTGCCCAGCGAGcccccccggcagccccggcagcagccgcggtgccggtgccgcgcTCGGCCATATGGCCACAGCGGGCAGCCGGTAAAAATAGCCAAGGCAAGGGCGTCGCAAGGGCAGCGAGCCCAGCTGGGGCCGGGGTGGGCAGAGCCGCCGGGCGGATTCGGGGGGTGACCCCTGCCCGTGCCccccgcagcggcggcggcgagcGCGGGGCAAGATGCCGGAGCAGAGCAACGATTACCGCGTGGTGGTGTTCGGCGCCGGCGGCGTGGGCAAGAGCTCGCTGGTGCTGCGCTTCGTCAAGGGGACCTTCCGCGACACCTACATCCCCACCATCGAGGACACGTACCGGCAGGTGATCAGCTGCGACAAGAGCGTGTGCACGCTGCAGATCACCGACACCACCGGCAGCCACCAGTTCCCGGCCATGCAGCGCCTCTCCATCTCCAAGGGCCATGCCTTCATCCTGGTGTTCTCCGTCACCAGCAAGCAGTCGCTGGAGGAGCTGAAGCCCATCTACCAGCAGATCGTGCAGATCAAGGGCAGCGTGGAGAGCATCCCCATCATGCTGGTGGGCAACAAGTGCGACGAGACGCAGCGCGAggtggagagcagggagggggaggcCGTGGCCAAGGAGTGGAAGTGCGCCTTCATGGAGACCTCGGCCAAGATGAACTACAACGTCAAGGAGctcttccaggagctgctgaacctggagaagaggaggaacgTCAGCCTCACCATCGACGGGAAGCGCTCCAGCAAGCAGAAGAGGACAGACAAAATCAAGGGGAAGTGCAGCATCATGTAGAGCCCCGGACTGGCCCGCGCCCCCTCCTCCCGATGTCCCCCCTCCATCCTCCCCCCCCACGGCCGGGCGTGGCGGTGGCATCGCAGCGGGACCGTGCCCTCGTCCCCCGTGCGCCATCACTGTGACTGTGCGGGGACGCCacgcccggggccgggccgaggGACGCCCCCGCCGGGCACGGCAGCACCGGGGACTCGCCGGGGCCCTGCCCCGCACTCACAGCACAACCGGggccgccgggcccggcccccgccggTCCTCGCGG contains:
- the DIRAS1 gene encoding GTP-binding protein Di-Ras1 produces the protein MPEQSNDYRVVVFGAGGVGKSSLVLRFVKGTFRDTYIPTIEDTYRQVISCDKSVCTLQITDTTGSHQFPAMQRLSISKGHAFILVFSVTSKQSLEELKPIYQQIVQIKGSVESIPIMLVGNKCDETQREVESREGEAVAKEWKCAFMETSAKMNYNVKELFQELLNLEKRRNVSLTIDGKRSSKQKRTDKIKGKCSIM